Proteins encoded by one window of Candidatus Binatus sp.:
- a CDS encoding endonuclease/exonuclease/phosphatase family protein: MRDICLKVLSWNLHAMAWPLSKDPGGRMDRVSAKMRELSPDVALFQEVWFGSLVDRLTLALQPDWIPICIKRRSAGPRGGLLAFVSACAGWRVRAAPEFHAFAASAPAWKVWEGDGLGGKGILTVELERGEQRICAVNTHLQSAYPGIDYADVREAQLNELREMVSRFHASLPAIVAGDFNTDSRESLYSLIAALGTDLTAEARERGSLGTYADSHDQRPEWIDYIVAANSHAWTASASLELIANQRADVPYSDHSGLFCTLTLARRQ; the protein is encoded by the coding sequence ATGCGCGACATCTGCCTTAAGGTTCTTTCATGGAACCTGCACGCAATGGCGTGGCCATTGTCCAAAGACCCCGGCGGCCGGATGGATCGGGTAAGCGCGAAAATGCGCGAACTGTCGCCGGACGTTGCGCTATTTCAGGAAGTCTGGTTCGGCTCGCTTGTCGATCGTCTTACCCTGGCGCTGCAACCCGATTGGATTCCAATCTGCATCAAGCGCCGGAGCGCCGGTCCCCGGGGCGGACTGCTCGCATTCGTCAGCGCCTGTGCGGGATGGCGGGTGCGCGCAGCGCCGGAGTTTCACGCCTTCGCCGCGAGCGCGCCGGCATGGAAAGTCTGGGAGGGCGATGGACTCGGCGGCAAGGGCATTCTGACCGTCGAGCTCGAGCGCGGCGAACAGCGCATCTGCGCTGTCAATACTCATCTCCAGTCGGCATATCCGGGGATCGACTATGCCGATGTTCGCGAAGCGCAGCTCAACGAGCTTCGCGAGATGGTGTCCCGCTTCCATGCATCGCTGCCCGCGATAGTTGCGGGAGATTTCAACACCGACTCGCGCGAGTCTCTCTATTCACTCATCGCGGCCCTCGGGACGGATCTGACTGCCGAGGCGCGCGAGCGAGGCAGCCTCGGAACATACGCGGACTCCCATGACCAACGCCCCGAATGGATTGACTACATCGTCGCAGCCAACTCACACGCGTGGACTGCTTCGGCAAGCCTCGAGCTCATCGCGAATCAGCGGGCCGATGTCCCCTACTCCGACCACAGCGGTCTTTTCTGCACGCTCACGCTCGCGCGGCGCCAGTAG
- a CDS encoding glycoside hydrolase family 15 protein → MAIILKSPVATGAPGIPPRWTRSAKDAVCTAYSSGSHLWFTTSVGVVNEIYFPTIDQPQVRDLQFLITDGETFFHEERRNLDSTTEYLDATGLGVRIVGHSPDGRYHLFKEVITDPHLSTLLINTRLEGDPELLKKLHLYVMLAPHLCVGGWGNNGYLAEIVGHEFLTANKDDVWLALGATVPFLRASCGYVGNTDGWRDISDNFEMDYQFAAALDGNIALTAEIDLRKGYSFTLGLGFGRKLNRAVTTLYQSLAEPFPKHRARFLEQWRRASHHFLPLEKFSGDGGALYRRSRELLLAHEDKTYPGAIIASLSIPWGEAKGDEDLGGYHLVWTRDMVNSVIGLAAAGELATALRALIYLACAQRPDGGFPQNFWIDGRPYWNGIQLDEVSFPILLAGRMHKHGMLEDFDPYPMVLRAAHFLIDNGCATPQERWEENAGYSPSTLAANVAGLICAACFARDRGDLVTAQFLEEYADFLEAHIETWTVTNQGFLVPGVKRHYVRINPIDVGDPDADESIDGKRVFIHNRAPGAQAEFPVAEIVDGGFLELVRYGIRKAGDPLMEDSIRVIDAVLKTNFPAGPCWRRYTHDGYGQLDDGGPFIGWGRGRPWPLLTGERGHYELAAGRDPTPYLRALERFANSTQLLPEQIWDQPDIPHELLRYGYQTGSATPLMWAHAEYIKLLRSASDARVFDLIDEVKDRYLKLGRKPSRLRVWKSNRRVRSVAPGDRLRIQATGPFTLHWSNDEWRHFNDSGSNSTPIGFDYVDIDIGAGQRAPVRFTFNWRETRNWEGRDYAVAIAS, encoded by the coding sequence ATGGCAATAATTCTGAAATCTCCGGTCGCCACCGGCGCACCCGGAATCCCGCCGCGATGGACCCGCAGCGCCAAGGATGCGGTCTGCACCGCCTACTCCTCCGGAAGCCATCTATGGTTCACCACCTCCGTCGGCGTCGTCAACGAGATTTATTTTCCCACCATCGATCAGCCGCAGGTCCGCGACCTCCAGTTCCTAATCACCGACGGCGAGACCTTCTTCCACGAAGAACGCCGCAATCTCGATTCCACCACCGAGTACCTCGACGCCACCGGCCTCGGCGTGCGAATCGTCGGCCATTCGCCCGATGGCCGCTATCATCTCTTCAAGGAAGTGATCACCGATCCGCATTTGTCGACCCTGCTCATCAACACCCGGCTCGAGGGCGACCCGGAGCTGCTCAAAAAACTGCACCTCTACGTCATGCTCGCGCCGCATCTGTGTGTCGGCGGATGGGGTAACAACGGTTACCTGGCCGAAATCGTCGGGCACGAGTTCCTGACCGCGAACAAGGACGACGTATGGCTGGCTTTGGGAGCCACAGTGCCATTTCTCAGGGCTTCGTGCGGATACGTCGGAAATACCGATGGATGGCGGGACATCAGCGACAACTTCGAAATGGATTATCAGTTCGCCGCCGCGCTCGACGGCAATATCGCGCTGACCGCCGAGATCGATTTGCGCAAGGGCTACTCTTTCACCCTTGGGCTGGGCTTCGGCCGCAAGCTCAATCGCGCCGTGACTACTCTCTATCAGTCGCTCGCCGAACCTTTCCCCAAGCATCGCGCCCGCTTCCTCGAGCAATGGCGTCGCGCGTCGCACCATTTCCTTCCGCTTGAGAAATTCTCCGGCGACGGCGGCGCGCTCTATCGCCGCAGCCGCGAGCTGCTGCTCGCCCATGAAGACAAAACTTATCCCGGCGCGATCATCGCTTCGCTCAGCATCCCCTGGGGCGAGGCCAAGGGCGACGAGGACCTTGGCGGCTACCATCTGGTGTGGACCCGCGACATGGTCAACAGCGTGATCGGATTGGCCGCTGCGGGCGAACTCGCCACCGCGCTGCGCGCCCTGATCTATCTCGCCTGTGCGCAGCGCCCCGACGGCGGCTTTCCGCAGAACTTCTGGATCGACGGGAGGCCCTACTGGAACGGGATTCAGCTCGACGAAGTTTCGTTTCCGATCCTGCTCGCGGGGCGGATGCACAAACACGGCATGCTTGAGGATTTCGATCCGTATCCGATGGTGCTGCGGGCAGCCCACTTTCTAATCGACAACGGATGCGCCACGCCGCAGGAGCGATGGGAAGAAAACGCCGGCTACTCGCCCTCGACGCTTGCGGCAAATGTCGCCGGATTGATCTGCGCGGCCTGCTTCGCTCGCGACCGCGGCGACCTGGTGACCGCGCAATTCCTCGAGGAGTATGCCGACTTCCTCGAGGCGCACATCGAAACCTGGACCGTCACCAATCAGGGCTTCCTCGTCCCCGGCGTCAAGCGCCACTACGTCAGGATCAATCCCATCGACGTCGGCGATCCGGACGCCGACGAAAGCATCGACGGCAAGCGCGTCTTCATTCACAATCGCGCACCCGGCGCGCAGGCTGAATTCCCCGTGGCGGAGATCGTTGACGGCGGATTTCTCGAGCTGGTCCGCTACGGCATTCGCAAAGCCGGCGATCCGCTGATGGAGGATTCGATCCGCGTCATCGACGCCGTGCTGAAGACCAACTTCCCTGCCGGTCCGTGCTGGCGGCGCTACACGCATGACGGCTATGGACAGCTTGACGACGGCGGCCCGTTTATCGGATGGGGCCGCGGACGCCCGTGGCCGCTGCTGACCGGTGAGCGCGGGCATTACGAACTCGCGGCGGGTCGTGACCCGACGCCCTATCTGAGAGCGCTGGAACGGTTTGCGAATTCGACGCAGTTGCTGCCCGAACAGATCTGGGATCAACCCGACATCCCGCACGAGCTGCTCAGGTATGGCTACCAGACCGGCAGCGCGACTCCCTTGATGTGGGCGCATGCCGAGTACATCAAGCTGCTGCGCTCGGCCTCGGACGCGCGGGTCTTCGACCTGATCGACGAAGTCAAAGACCGCTACCTGAAGCTCGGACGAAAGCCGAGCCGCCTTCGCGTCTGGAAATCCAACCGGCGCGTCAGGTCGGTTGCACCCGGCGACCGCCTGCGCATTCAGGCCACTGGGCCCTTCACGCTTCACTGGTCCAACGACGAATGGCGGCACTTCAACGATAGCGGGTCGAATTCAACGCCGATCGGCTTCGATTACGTTGACATCGATATCGGCGCAGGCCAGCGCGCCCCGGTTCGCTTTACGTTCAACTGGCGCGAGACGCGCAATTGGGAAGGCCGCGACTACGCCGTCGCAATCGCCAGCTAG
- the tatC gene encoding twin-arginine translocase subunit TatC produces the protein MASEDITPPAPIEETPEQARMPLVEHLQELRTRLIRAFIAIGAGFVLAYAIRNPLFRMLTWPIREVSGGKVLLIGTGVGEAFYTEIKVALIAGLFIASPVVFYEIWKFIAPGLYEAERRMARPFVFFATMFFVLGGYFCWAVVFRVGYAFFLAQYAYIGVTPTIRISEYLAFSSKLLLAFALTFEMPIFAFFFTKLGMIDYKMMFSYWRYAIVAIFVVSAALTPPDVISMFLLAIPLVLLYAISVGVAWMFRLKPAENPAATTTKPEQPETV, from the coding sequence GTGGCTAGCGAGGATATCACACCGCCCGCGCCCATCGAGGAGACGCCGGAACAGGCGCGGATGCCGCTGGTCGAGCATCTGCAGGAACTGCGCACCCGGCTGATTCGCGCCTTCATCGCCATCGGCGCCGGCTTCGTCCTCGCGTATGCGATCAGAAATCCGCTGTTCCGCATGCTGACCTGGCCGATTCGCGAGGTCTCGGGCGGCAAGGTGCTGCTGATCGGCACCGGCGTCGGCGAGGCGTTCTACACCGAGATCAAGGTTGCGCTGATCGCCGGACTGTTCATCGCCAGTCCCGTAGTCTTTTACGAAATCTGGAAATTTATCGCGCCGGGTTTGTACGAAGCGGAACGCAGGATGGCCAGGCCGTTCGTCTTCTTCGCGACGATGTTTTTCGTGCTCGGGGGATATTTCTGCTGGGCCGTCGTCTTCAGAGTCGGCTACGCATTTTTCCTGGCTCAATACGCGTACATCGGAGTCACCCCGACCATCCGCATCAGCGAGTACCTGGCGTTCTCATCCAAGCTGCTGCTCGCGTTCGCGCTCACGTTCGAGATGCCGATTTTCGCGTTTTTTTTCACCAAGCTCGGGATGATCGACTACAAGATGATGTTCAGCTACTGGCGCTATGCGATCGTCGCCATCTTCGTGGTCTCTGCGGCTCTGACTCCGCCCGACGTGATCTCGATGTTCCTGCTCGCGATTCCGCTGGTGCTGCTATACGCGATCAGCGTCGGCGTCGCCTGGATGTTTCGCCTGAAGCCCGCGGAAAATCCGGCCGCGACAACAACGAAACCCGAACAACCCGAAACGGTCTGA
- a CDS encoding Sec-independent protein translocase subunit TatA/TatB, with product MILAIALIVVGPERLPEVMRTVGKILRELRLASNTVLHELTEVLDEPPAKLPPPAPIAPQSGPPPVRPPENK from the coding sequence TTGATCCTCGCGATCGCGCTGATTGTCGTCGGCCCCGAACGCCTGCCCGAGGTTATGCGCACTGTGGGAAAAATTTTGCGCGAGCTGCGTCTGGCGAGCAATACCGTCCTCCACGAACTGACCGAGGTGCTCGACGAGCCGCCCGCCAAACTGCCGCCGCCCGCGCCCATCGCGCCCCAGTCCGGGCCGCCCCCCGTCCGGCCGCCCGAGAACAAATAG
- a CDS encoding histone deacetylase gives MLKTGVVADRRYLKHFAGRAHPERPARAEVMIEMAESLTRPDLRFMAPREATHEELASCHVPQYIATVARTASIDRFDFDPDTHSSRDSYATAILAAGGVLTAAEAVMDGAIDNGFAIVRPPGHHALPNRAMGFCFFNNVAIVAKWLIEKRGLKRVMIVDWDVHHGNGSQDMFYESPEVLYVSTHQFPEYPGTGSLHEIGYGAGLGFTVNAPMAAEFGDAEYIRVFDRLIMPIGRHFNPEFILVSCGFDAHFRDPLAQMRVTEAGFAAMARRVKRLAAECCGGRMVAALEGGYDLEAIAESGRAVIDEFGRDADEPIRPDDGGDRVMPMIERAAQDVGRFWNLG, from the coding sequence ATGCTTAAAACCGGGGTCGTCGCGGATCGCCGCTACCTGAAGCACTTCGCCGGCCGGGCGCATCCCGAGCGTCCGGCGCGCGCCGAGGTCATGATCGAGATGGCGGAGTCGCTCACGCGGCCGGATCTGAGATTCATGGCGCCGCGCGAAGCGACGCACGAGGAACTCGCGAGCTGCCATGTCCCTCAGTATATCGCGACGGTCGCGCGGACGGCGTCGATCGATCGGTTCGACTTCGATCCGGACACGCATAGCTCGCGCGACTCGTACGCGACCGCGATCCTGGCCGCAGGCGGCGTGCTTACGGCAGCCGAGGCCGTGATGGACGGAGCAATAGATAATGGATTTGCTATTGTTCGGCCACCAGGGCATCACGCACTGCCTAATCGCGCGATGGGATTCTGCTTCTTCAATAATGTTGCAATCGTGGCGAAGTGGCTAATCGAAAAACGCGGCCTCAAGCGGGTGATGATCGTCGACTGGGACGTCCATCATGGCAATGGCTCGCAGGATATGTTTTACGAATCGCCCGAAGTGCTCTACGTATCCACGCACCAGTTCCCGGAATACCCCGGCACCGGCTCGCTCCACGAGATCGGGTACGGCGCCGGACTGGGATTCACCGTGAATGCGCCGATGGCGGCGGAATTCGGCGACGCTGAGTATATCCGCGTGTTCGATCGCCTGATAATGCCGATCGGACGCCATTTCAATCCCGAGTTCATACTCGTCTCATGCGGTTTCGATGCGCATTTCCGCGATCCGCTCGCGCAGATGCGCGTGACCGAGGCGGGATTTGCAGCGATGGCGCGGCGGGTGAAGCGGCTGGCCGCGGAATGCTGCGGCGGGAGGATGGTCGCGGCGCTCGAAGGCGGCTACGACCTCGAAGCAATCGCGGAGTCGGGACGCGCGGTGATCGACGAATTTGGACGCGACGCCGATGAGCCGATTCGCCCGGATGATGGCGGCGACCGGGTGATGCCGATGATCGAGCGGGCGGCGCAAGACGTCGGCCGCTTCTGGAATCTGGGCTAG
- a CDS encoding FHA domain-containing protein — MPPKQRSADNVPAENGSARSRLASIGSSDSHEYPLDKQTVAIGSHPSNDVVLDDTTVSRRHATITRKPGRFELADLGSTNGTFVNGGRVRKPIALKRGDEIKFGSARFAFIAAGDPIPAPARAPRAPSRLGRRLAILAAMFVAGFAGVRYRSEIGPAASAIGAWISPRRSSSAPSAANTQSASANLQAKATSTPASPAIPAVVEPEWLRRVNYYRAMVKLAPIVEDPALSKGDRAHTMYVVKNYHGTIKHGGLGTEMHTEDPGSPYFTPEGLEAAKASDMDVWSMRGVSSDASATSDARGWGSPVWSIDGWMSIPFHRMPILNPRLTSAGFGIYCESGACAAGLNLLNGTQRKLPAGAAESGPIEFPPDGATVAIRSFGNEWPDPRTNCPGYEPPSGLAITLQLGAWMDTHLGEYSIARENADGSRTAVEACGFDSTSYSNPDGYSQELGRNVLKSYGTVVLIPRAPLDKGAKYAVSMSANGKQYDWTFSTRP, encoded by the coding sequence ATGCCGCCAAAGCAACGCTCTGCGGACAACGTCCCGGCCGAGAACGGGAGCGCGCGTAGCCGTCTCGCCTCAATAGGCAGTTCCGATTCGCATGAATACCCACTAGACAAGCAGACAGTAGCCATTGGCAGCCATCCGTCGAACGATGTAGTGCTCGACGACACGACGGTATCGCGCCGTCACGCCACGATTACGCGCAAGCCTGGCCGCTTCGAGCTGGCGGACCTCGGCTCGACTAACGGCACGTTCGTCAACGGTGGCCGAGTGCGCAAACCGATCGCGCTGAAGCGCGGCGACGAGATCAAATTCGGCTCTGCGCGTTTTGCTTTTATCGCTGCGGGCGATCCGATACCGGCGCCGGCGCGGGCGCCGCGCGCCCCCAGCCGGCTGGGGCGGCGGCTTGCGATTCTGGCCGCGATGTTCGTCGCGGGATTCGCGGGAGTTCGCTACCGAAGCGAGATCGGACCCGCCGCGTCGGCAATCGGCGCATGGATTTCGCCGCGCCGGTCCAGTTCCGCGCCTTCGGCGGCCAATACTCAGTCGGCATCGGCCAACTTGCAAGCAAAGGCAACTTCAACGCCAGCGTCGCCGGCGATTCCCGCAGTAGTCGAGCCCGAATGGTTAAGGCGAGTGAACTACTATCGGGCGATGGTGAAGCTGGCGCCGATAGTCGAAGATCCGGCGCTGAGCAAGGGCGATCGCGCGCACACTATGTACGTCGTCAAGAACTACCACGGCACGATCAAGCACGGGGGCCTCGGCACCGAGATGCATACCGAGGATCCGGGGAGTCCATACTTTACGCCCGAAGGACTCGAGGCGGCCAAGGCCAGCGACATGGACGTGTGGTCCATGCGAGGGGTGTCCAGCGATGCGAGCGCCACCTCGGACGCACGCGGATGGGGCTCGCCGGTGTGGTCGATCGACGGATGGATGTCGATACCGTTCCATCGCATGCCGATCCTCAATCCGCGACTGACCAGCGCAGGCTTCGGAATCTACTGCGAGTCGGGAGCCTGCGCCGCGGGACTCAACTTATTGAACGGCACGCAGCGGAAATTGCCGGCGGGCGCGGCGGAGAGCGGGCCGATCGAGTTTCCTCCTGACGGCGCAACCGTCGCGATAAGGTCGTTCGGCAACGAATGGCCCGATCCGCGCACCAACTGTCCCGGCTACGAGCCACCCAGCGGACTGGCTATTACACTACAACTCGGCGCCTGGATGGATACTCATCTGGGCGAATACTCAATCGCGCGGGAAAACGCCGACGGCAGCCGCACCGCAGTCGAAGCATGCGGGTTCGATTCGACTAGCTACTCGAATCCCGATGGATACTCACAAGAACTGGGGCGAAACGTTCTGAAGTCTTACGGCACGGTCGTGCTGATTCCGCGCGCGCCGCTTGACAAGGGCGCGAAGTACGCGGTGTCGATGAGCGCGAACGGAAAGCAGTACGACTGGACTTTTTCCACACGTCCGTGA